Proteins co-encoded in one Acidobacteriota bacterium genomic window:
- a CDS encoding MoaD/ThiS family protein, which produces MKVKVLFFGAIADAAGKRSNEIEIVPGSTSKAALEQLLAATPELASRKLLLAINEEYATGDEIIRDGDELAIFTAVSGG; this is translated from the coding sequence ATGAAAGTAAAGGTCCTTTTCTTCGGTGCGATCGCGGACGCTGCCGGTAAGCGCTCCAACGAAATTGAGATCGTGCCGGGGAGCACAAGCAAAGCTGCACTCGAACAATTGCTGGCCGCAACGCCCGAGCTCGCGTCCCGCAAATTACTGCTTGCGATCAATGAGGAATACGCCACTGGCGACGAGATCATCCGCGATGGCGATGAGCTTGCGATATTTACCGCTGTCTCCGGAGGCTAA
- a CDS encoding cardiolipin synthase B produces MAAAKIKIAKPNGIEIGSRAAIRHFVDDSFDRITGARLIGGNSVRLLVDATENYPAWMDAIENARERIYFESYIIHDDEQGYIFADALIKKAKEGVEVKLIYDWLGGVGKTSRSYWRLLRNNGIEVRRFNPPSLLDPLAILNRDHRKTLVVDGQTAFISGLCIGKAWVGDPEKGIPPWRDTGVQVTGPAVADVEDAFANVWAAIGSPLERTRHRKHKRNDDAGSVALRVVQSEPGKACVYRTDQLLAASARETMWISDAYFVGIPSYLQSLKDAAGDGVDVRILVPQATDIMIVRDTTRSTYRPLIEAGVRVFEWNGPMMHAKTAVFDGKFSRVGSTNLNISSWFGNYELDVLVEDEGFGRQMQEMFITDLAGATEIVLEDTFRKKRLHRTKRLKPRNGTGSVRKATAGALNVATSLGAAMTNRVPLGAAESRLLFIVGTLLLLLAALLIKFPRGASTPFVVLLLLFAIPTLIKGIRAYWRQR; encoded by the coding sequence ATGGCCGCTGCAAAGATCAAGATCGCAAAGCCCAACGGTATCGAGATCGGCTCTCGTGCAGCGATTCGGCATTTTGTTGACGATTCGTTCGACCGCATCACCGGGGCGAGGCTGATCGGCGGGAATTCCGTCCGGCTCCTGGTCGATGCTACGGAAAACTATCCGGCTTGGATGGATGCGATCGAGAATGCCCGTGAGCGGATCTATTTTGAGAGCTATATCATCCACGATGACGAACAGGGCTACATTTTTGCTGATGCACTGATCAAAAAGGCGAAGGAGGGAGTCGAGGTAAAACTTATCTACGATTGGCTCGGCGGCGTGGGGAAGACTTCACGATCCTATTGGAGGCTCCTTCGCAATAACGGCATCGAGGTAAGGAGATTCAATCCGCCGAGCCTCCTCGACCCGTTGGCGATCCTCAACCGTGATCACCGAAAAACCCTCGTCGTCGATGGCCAAACAGCTTTTATCAGCGGGCTTTGCATCGGCAAAGCGTGGGTCGGTGATCCAGAAAAAGGAATTCCGCCGTGGCGCGACACCGGCGTGCAGGTAACCGGTCCGGCCGTCGCGGATGTGGAGGATGCATTTGCTAACGTCTGGGCAGCGATCGGCAGCCCGCTGGAAAGAACCAGGCATCGTAAACATAAAAGAAATGACGACGCAGGATCAGTTGCTCTCCGTGTTGTTCAGAGCGAACCCGGAAAAGCATGCGTTTACCGAACGGATCAACTGCTTGCCGCGTCGGCACGGGAAACGATGTGGATCAGCGATGCGTATTTTGTGGGCATTCCGTCTTATCTTCAGTCGCTTAAAGACGCGGCCGGCGATGGTGTAGACGTTCGGATCCTGGTTCCTCAAGCAACGGACATAATGATCGTTCGGGATACGACCCGTTCAACTTACCGTCCACTTATCGAAGCAGGTGTGCGCGTCTTCGAATGGAACGGGCCGATGATGCATGCAAAAACTGCAGTTTTTGATGGGAAATTCTCGCGCGTTGGTTCCACGAACTTAAATATTTCGAGCTGGTTCGGAAATTATGAGTTGGACGTGCTGGTCGAGGATGAAGGGTTTGGCCGGCAAATGCAGGAAATGTTTATAACGGATCTTGCCGGAGCTACGGAAATAGTCCTTGAGGACACATTCCGTAAAAAACGCCTGCATCGCACCAAACGCCTCAAGCCCCGTAACGGAACCGGAAGCGTTCGGAAAGCAACGGCCGGAGCCCTGAACGTGGCGACATCCCTAGGCGCCGCTATGACGAACCGCGTACCGCTCGGTGCTGCCGAATCTCGGCTGCTATTTATCGTCGGAACGCTGCTGCTGCTTCTCGCGGCCCTTCTGATCAAATTCCCTCGAGGTGCATCAACGCCGTTCGTGGTGCTGCTCCTACTTTTCGCGATCCCGACTCTAATAAAAGGGATCAGAGCGTATTGGAGACAAAGATGA